The Delphinus delphis chromosome 10, mDelDel1.2, whole genome shotgun sequence genome includes a region encoding these proteins:
- the LOC132432755 gene encoding histone H4, with product MSGRGKGGKGLGKGGAKRHRKVLRDNIQGITKPAIRRLARRGGVKRISGLIYEETRGVLKVFLENVIRDAVTYTEHAKRKTVTAMDVVYALKRQGRTLYGFGG from the coding sequence ATGTCTGGACGCGGCAAAGGCGGCAAGGGTCTGGGTAAGGGAGGCGCTAAACGCCACCGCAAGGTTCTGCGCGACAACATCCAGGGCATTACCAAACCAGCTATCCGTCGCCTGGCTCGGCGTGGCGGTGTGAAGCGCATCTCCGGCCTCATCTACGAAGAGACCCGCGGGGTGTTGAAGGTATTCCTGGAGAACGTGATCCGGGACGCCGTCACCTACACCGAGCACGCCAAGCGCAAGACTGTCACCGCCATGGACGTGGTCTATGCGCTTAAGCGCCAGGGACGCACTCTCTACGGCTTCGGCGGCTAA
- the LOC138414195 gene encoding histone H3.1 encodes MARTKQTARKSTGGKAPRKQLATKAARKSAPATGGVKKPHRYRPGTVALREIRRYQKSTELLIRKLPFQRLVREIAQDFKTDLRFQSSAVMALQEACEAYLVGLFEDTNLCAIHAKRVTIMPKDIQLARRIRGERA; translated from the coding sequence ATGGCTCGCACTAAGCAAACTGCTCGTAAGTCCACTGGCGGCAAAGCGCCTCGCAAGCAGCTGGCCACCAAGGCGGCTCGCAAGAGTGCGCCGGCTACCGGCGGCGTGAAAAAACCCCACCGCTACCGACCCGGCACGGTGGCCTTGCGCGAGATCCGCCGCTACCAAAAGTCCACGGAGCTTCTTATCCGTAAACTACCTTTTCAGCGCCTTGTGCGTGAGATTGCCCAGGACTTCAAGACCGACCTGCGCTTCCAGAGTTCGGCGGTGATGGCACTGCAGGAGGCATGCGAAGCCTATCTGGTGGGGCTTTTCGAGGACACCAATCTGTGTGCCATCCACGCTAAGCGTGTTACCATCATGCCCAAGGACATCCAGTTAGCCCGCCGGATCCGTGGGGAGCGGGCATAA
- the LOC132432721 gene encoding histone H3.1, translated as MARTKQTARKSTGGKAPRKQLATKAARKSAPATGGVKKPHRYRPGTVALREIRRYQKSTELLIRKLPFQRLVREIAQDFKTDLRFQSSAVMALQEACEAYLVGLFEDTNLCAIHAKRVTIMPKDIQLARRIRGERA; from the coding sequence ATGGCTCGCACCAAGCAGACCGCTCGCAAGTCCACCGGCGGCAAGGCGCCGCGCAAGCAGCTGGCTACCAAGGCGGCCCGCAAGAGCGCGCCGGCCACGGGCGGCGTGAAGAAGCCGCACCGCTACCGGCCCGGCACGGTGGCCCTGCGCGAGATCCGCCGCTACCAGAAGTCCACGGAGCTGCTGATCCGCAAGCTGCCGTTCCAGCGCCTGGTGCGCGAGATCGCGCAGGACTTCAAGACTGACCTGCGCTTCCAGAGTTCTGCTGTGATGGCGCTGCAGGAGGCGTGCGAGGCCTACCTGGTGGGGCTCTTCGAGGACACCAACCTGTGTGCCATCCACGCCAAGCGCGTCACTATCATGCCCAAGGACATCCAGCTTGCCCGCCGCATCCGTGGTGAAAGGGCGTAA
- the LOC132432715 gene encoding histone H1.2 translates to MSETAPAAPAAAPPAEKTPVKKKAAKKPAGARRKASGPPVSELITKAVAASKERSGVSLAALKKALAAAGYDVEKNNSRIKLGLRSLVSKGTLVQTKGTGASGSFKLNRKGATGEAKPKAKKAGAAKPKKAAGAAKKPKKATGAATPKKAAKKTPKKAKKPAAATVTKKVAKSPRKAKAAKPKKAAKSAAKAAKTKAAKPKVAKPKKAAPKKK, encoded by the coding sequence ATGTCGGAGACCGCTCCTGCCGCTCCCGCCGCCGCGCCTCCTGCGGAGAAGACCCCGGTTAAGAAAAAGGCGGCCAAGAAGCCGGCCGGGGCGCGCCGGAAGGCGTCTGGGCCGCCGGTGTCCGAGCTCATCACGAAGGCTGTCGCCGCTTCCAAAGAGCGGAGCGGTGTGTCTTTGGCTGCGCTCAAGAAGGCGCTGGCAGCCGCGGGCTACGATGTGGAGAAGAATAATAGCCGCATCAAACTGGGTCTTAGGAGCCTGGTGAGTAAGGGCACTCTGGTGCAGACCAAGGGCACCGGTGCTTCCGGCTCCTTTAAGCTCAACAGGAAAGGGGCCACTGGGGAAGCCAAGCCCAAGGCTAAGAAAGCAGGTGCGGCCAAGCCCAAGAAGGCCGCTGGGGCAGCTAAGAAGCCCAAGAAAGCCACGGGTGCGGCCACCCCGAAAAAAGCCGCCAAGAAGACCCCGAAGAAGGCGAAGAAGCCAGCCGCAGCTACTGTGACCAAGAAAGTTGCCAAGAGCCCAAGGAAAGCTAAAGCTGCGAAACCCAAGAAGGCCGCCAAGAGCGCAGCTAAGGCAGCGAAGACCAAAGCCGCCAAGCCCAAGGTTGCCAAGCCCAAGAAGGCTGCACCGAAAAAGAAGTAG
- the LOC138414184 gene encoding histone H3.1 encodes MARTKQTARKSTGGKAPRKQLATKAARKSAPATGGVKKPHRYRPGTVALREIRRYQKSTELLIRKLPFQRLVREIAQDFKTDLRFQSSAVMALQEACEAYLVGLFEDTNLCAIHAKRVTIMPKDIQLARRIRGERA; translated from the coding sequence ATGGCTCGCACTAAGCAGACCGCTCGCAAGTCCACCGGCGGCAAGGCCCCGCGCAAACAGCTGGCCACCAAGGCGGCCCGCAAGAGCGCACCGGCCACGGGCGGCGTGAAGAAGCCGCACCGCTACCGGCCCGGCACGGTGGCCCTGCGCGAGATCCGCCGCTACCAGAAGTCCACGGAGCTGCTGATCCGCAAGCTGCCGTTCCAGCGCCTGGTGCGCGAGATCGCGCAGGACTTCAAGACCGACCTGCGCTTCCAGAGCTCGGCCGTGATGGCGCTGCAGGAGGCGTGCGAGGCCTACCTGGTGGGGCTCTTCGAGGACACCAACCTGTGTGCCATCCATGCCAAGCGCGTCACCATCATGCCCAAGGACATCCAGCTTGCCCGCCGCATCCGCGGAGAGAGAGCCTAA
- the LOC132432745 gene encoding histone H2B type 1-B-like — MPEPSKSAPAPKKGSKKTITKAQKKDGKKRKRSRKESYSIYVYKVLKQVHPDTGISSKAMGIMNSFVNDIFERIAGEASRLAHYNKRSTITSREIQTAVRLLLPGELAKHAVSEGTKAVTKYTSSK; from the coding sequence ATGCCAGAGCCATCTAAATCTGCTCCGGCCCCTAAAAAGGGTTCTAAGAAGACCATCACTAAGGCGCAGAAGAAAGACGGGAAGAAACGCAAGCGTAGTCGTAAAGAGAGCTACTCCATCTACGTATACAAAGTTTTGAAGCAGGTCCACCCAGACACCGGCATCTCATCCAAGGCCATGGGTATCATGAACTCGTTCGTCAACGACATCTTTGAGCGCATCGCGGGTGAGGCGTCGCGCTTGGCGCATTACAACAAGCGCTCCACGATCACATCTAGGGAGATCCAGACGGCTGTGCGCCTACTGCTCCCTGGGGAGCTGGCCAAGCATGCTGTTTCCGAGGGCACTAAGGCCGTTACCAAGTACACCAGCTCCAAGTAA
- the LOC132432731 gene encoding histone H2A type 1-B: MSGRGKQGGKARAKAKTRSSRAGLQFPVGRVHRLLRKGNYSERVGAGAPVYLAAVLEYLTAEILELAGNAARDNKKTRIIPRHLQLAIRNDEELNKLLGRVTIAQGGVLPNIQAVLLPKKTESHHKAKGK; this comes from the coding sequence ATGTCTGGTCGTGGTAAACAGGGTGGCAAGGCTCGTGCTAAGGCTAAGACCCGCTCCTCGCGAGCTGGGCTCCAGTTCCCCGTAGGCCGGGTGCACCGCCTGCTCCGCAAGGGTAACTACTCTGAGCGTGTCGGTGCCGGGGCGCCGGTGTACCTGGCGGCGGTGCTGGAGTACCTAACGGCTGAGATCCTGGAGCTGGCGGGCAACGCGGCCCGCGATAACAAGAAGACGCGCATCATCCCGCGCCACCTGCAGCTGGCCATCCGCAACGACGAGGAGCTTAACAAGTTGCTGGGGCGCGTGACCATCGCTCAGGGCGGTGTCCTGCCCAACATCCAGGCGGTGCTGCTCCCCAAGAAGACTGAGAGCCACCACAAGGCCAAGggcaagtaa
- the H1-1 gene encoding histone H1.1, with amino-acid sequence MSETAPPVPAASTPPEKPSAGRKAKKPAKAVATAKKKPAGPSVSELIVQAVSSSKERSGVSLAALKKALAAAGYDVEKNNSRIKLGLRSLVSKGTLVQTKGTGASGSFKFNKKVASVDSKPSATKVAAKAKVTSSSKKPKKATGAAAGKKGVKTPKKAKKPAATKKSSKSPKKSRVVKPKKIGVYRFDVLTTELYQL; translated from the exons ATGTCCGAGACCGCACCGCCCGTCCCAGCTGCTTCCACTCCCCCCGAGAAGCCCTCAGCTGGCAGGAAGGCGAAGAAGCCTGCGAAAGCTGTAGCAACTGCCAAGAAGAAGCCCGCGGGTCCGTCAGTCTCGGAGCTGATTGTGCAGGCCGTTTCTTCTTCTAAGGAGCGCAGCGGCGTGTCCTTGGCTGCGCTCAAGAAGGCGCTGGCGGCCGCCGGCTACGACGTGGAGAAGAACAACAGCCGTATCAAGCTAGGCCTTAGGAGCCTGGTGAGCAAAGGCACTCTGGTGCAGACCAAGGGCACCGGCGCCTCGGGCTCTTTCAAGTTCAACAAGAAAGTAGCCTCGGTGGATAGCAAGCCCAGCGCCACAAAGGTAGCAGCGAAAGCGAAGGTAACAAGTTCTTCTAAGAAGCCCAAGAAGGCCACCGGGGCGGCTGCTGGTAAAAAAGGTGTCAAGACTCCGAAGAAGGCTAAAAAGCCTGCGGCGACAAAGAAGTCCTCCAAGAGTCCCAAGAAGTCCAGGGTTGTGAAGCCTAAGAAAATAG GAGTCTATCGTTTTGATGTTCTGACCACAGAATTATATCAGCTCTAA
- the LOC132432759 gene encoding histone H4 produces the protein MSGRGKGGKGLGKGGAKRHRKVLRDNIQGITKPAIRRLARRGGVKRISGLIYEETRGVLKVFLENVIRDAVTYTEHAKRKTVTAMDVVYALKRQGRTLYGFGG, from the coding sequence ATGTCTGGACGCGGCAAAGGCGGCAAGGGTCTGGGTAAGGGAGGCGCTAAGCGCCACCGCAAGGTTCTGCGCGACAACATCCAGGGCATCACCAAACCCGCTATCCGCCGTCTGGCCCGGCGTGGCGGTGTGAAGCGCATCTCCGGCCTCATCTACGAGGAGACCCGCGGGGTGCTGAAAGTGTTCCTGGAGAACGTGATCCGGGACGCCGTCACCTACACCGAGCACGCCAAGCGCAAGACTGTCACCGCCATGGACGTGGTCTATGCGCTTAAGCGCCAGGGACGTACTCTCTACGGCTTCGGCGGTTAA